The following proteins are co-located in the Candidatus Tumulicola sp. genome:
- a CDS encoding GNAT family N-acetyltransferase, with protein sequence MKKAPILYTGRLILRAHEPADLDASAAMWGDPSVVQHISGRPSTRSQSWQRILTYAGLWSMLGYGYWAVEDRATGGFVGDVGLADFHRAIEPPLDGTPETGWVIAPNFWGKGYATEAIRAAVAWADASLDFDRTVCIVSAANKASLRVAGKAGYVDMGTATMNDEPLRLFVRAQARH encoded by the coding sequence ATGAAAAAAGCACCGATTTTGTACACGGGGCGGCTGATTTTGCGTGCCCACGAGCCCGCCGACCTGGATGCATCGGCCGCCATGTGGGGCGATCCGTCGGTGGTGCAGCACATTTCAGGACGTCCGAGCACGCGTAGCCAAAGCTGGCAGCGGATCCTCACGTACGCGGGTCTCTGGAGCATGTTGGGCTACGGCTATTGGGCGGTGGAGGATCGCGCCACCGGCGGGTTCGTCGGCGACGTCGGTTTGGCCGATTTCCACCGCGCGATCGAGCCGCCGTTGGATGGCACGCCCGAGACCGGTTGGGTGATCGCGCCGAACTTCTGGGGCAAGGGGTACGCAACCGAAGCGATTCGAGCGGCGGTGGCCTGGGCCGACGCGTCGCTGGATTTCGATCGCACGGTCTGTATCGTGTCGGCCGCTAACAAAGCGTCGCTACGTGTGGCCGGTAAGGCCGGCTACGTCGATATGGGGACCGCGACGATGAACGACGAGCCGCTACGGCTCTTCGTGCGAGCGCAGGCCCGACACTAA
- a CDS encoding helix-turn-helix domain-containing protein: MSSSLHTESSLCPRFHRAVELIGRRWTGAIIRVLLPGPRRFNELLAAVPGISDRLLTERLRELESAGIIRREVQSGSPVRVQYELTQGGCELREALDAIGRWAERWLPAGEDAPDGEDLVSGLRSHEEP, translated from the coding sequence ATGTCAAGTAGCCTACATACTGAAAGTAGCCTTTGTCCTCGATTCCACCGTGCCGTCGAGCTCATCGGCCGTAGGTGGACCGGGGCGATCATCCGGGTGCTGCTGCCTGGGCCGCGCCGTTTCAACGAATTGCTGGCGGCCGTTCCGGGTATTTCCGACCGCTTGCTCACCGAACGGCTGCGCGAGCTGGAATCCGCCGGCATCATCCGGCGCGAAGTCCAGTCCGGCTCTCCCGTGCGCGTGCAGTACGAGCTGACCCAAGGCGGATGCGAGTTGCGCGAAGCGCTCGACGCGATTGGCCGTTGGGCCGAGCGTTGGCTTCCGGCCGGCGAAGACGCCCCTGACGGCGAGGACTTAGTGTCGGGCCTGCGCTCGCACGAAGAGCCGTAG
- a CDS encoding DoxX family protein produces MRLIVGLGLAAHGSQKLFGWFGGYGLSGTGGFFDKIGFRPGRLFALAAGLGEFVGGLLTAFGVGGALGPVIIVCVMLVAIGAVHLSKGFFSDKGGWELPAMYACVALAIAFAGNGRFSVDAALGLTFLTDPLQIWIALGAALIIAVLNIFAKRTPAT; encoded by the coding sequence GTGCGACTGATTGTGGGATTGGGACTCGCGGCCCACGGCAGCCAGAAGCTGTTCGGTTGGTTCGGCGGGTATGGCCTGTCGGGCACAGGTGGATTCTTCGACAAGATCGGCTTTCGGCCCGGCCGCCTCTTCGCGTTAGCAGCCGGACTGGGCGAGTTCGTCGGCGGACTGCTCACGGCGTTCGGTGTCGGTGGCGCGCTGGGCCCAGTCATCATCGTGTGCGTCATGCTGGTTGCAATCGGAGCCGTGCACCTTAGCAAGGGCTTCTTCAGCGATAAGGGCGGCTGGGAGCTGCCGGCGATGTACGCTTGCGTCGCGCTAGCGATTGCGTTCGCAGGCAACGGACGTTTTTCGGTCGACGCCGCACTTGGTCTCACATTCTTGACCGATCCGCTGCAGATTTGGATCGCGTTGGGTGCCGCACTGATAATCGCAGTGCTGAACATCTTCGCGAAGCGGACCCCGGCGACGTGA
- a CDS encoding YihY/virulence factor BrkB family protein, translating into MRFSRDGCAFLAQSIAFNALFALFPLTVLVLSAATLVLPFAERRTLGFFDTFAPTLHDYIAANLQTYMYGRGITSLIALAILIWSGKNLFMGLAFALDRALNVPKARPLVHNLLLSFVMLPLIGILLIVAIVLPVLLSISVRATGFAENAQMLHFLVYVLSIALVFAVTVLLYRLLPNRAVSWGFSVRGACIVSAAWPVVQYAFAQYIAHVDFTAVYGALSAPLVLLFWFYCIGSIFLYGAEYAAVLSSNP; encoded by the coding sequence ATGCGGTTTTCGCGAGACGGTTGCGCGTTTCTCGCCCAGTCGATCGCATTCAACGCTCTCTTCGCGCTGTTTCCTTTGACGGTGCTGGTGCTCAGCGCTGCGACCTTGGTTTTACCATTCGCCGAGCGGCGCACGCTGGGATTCTTCGACACGTTCGCACCAACGTTGCACGACTATATCGCGGCCAATCTGCAGACGTACATGTACGGCCGCGGCATCACCAGCCTCATCGCGTTGGCGATTTTAATTTGGTCGGGCAAGAATCTGTTCATGGGCCTGGCGTTCGCCCTGGATCGCGCATTGAACGTTCCGAAAGCACGTCCGCTGGTGCACAACCTGCTGTTGTCGTTCGTGATGCTGCCGCTGATCGGGATATTGCTGATCGTCGCGATCGTGCTGCCGGTTCTTTTGTCGATCTCGGTGCGTGCGACCGGCTTTGCCGAAAATGCACAGATGTTGCACTTCTTGGTATACGTGCTGTCGATCGCACTGGTGTTTGCGGTTACGGTGCTCTTATATCGGTTGCTGCCGAACCGGGCCGTTTCGTGGGGTTTTTCGGTACGCGGCGCGTGCATCGTGTCGGCAGCGTGGCCGGTGGTGCAATATGCCTTCGCGCAATACATAGCGCACGTCGATTTTACGGCCGTATATGGGGCGCTTTCGGCGCCGTTGGTATTGCTATTTTGGTTTTATTGCATCGGTTCGATTTTTTTATATGGGGCGGAGTATGCGGCCGTGTTGAGTAGTAACCCATGA
- a CDS encoding alpha/beta hydrolase encodes MTLVFVHGAGCTPASFGSFPQRFAGAVTVALPGRCGDASSPSSVEAFADFIAGSVAAFRGDIVLCGHSMGGAVALEVALRGGVSGVRGLVLLGSGSRLRVAPAIFERLEADFPAAARQLAGWFFADPTAERLDAAVADMLVVGQAQTVRDFRACDAFDAGPRLHELRVPVLAVTGERDAMTPPKYAQSLADRVPLGSARIIPDAGHFAMIERPDEVADAIAAFAATG; translated from the coding sequence ATGACGTTGGTGTTCGTGCACGGCGCGGGCTGTACGCCGGCTTCGTTCGGCTCGTTTCCGCAACGGTTTGCGGGGGCGGTGACGGTGGCGTTGCCAGGACGCTGTGGTGATGCGTCTTCACCTTCTTCCGTCGAAGCGTTTGCCGATTTCATTGCCGGTTCGGTGGCTGCGTTCCGCGGCGACATCGTGCTGTGCGGACATTCGATGGGTGGTGCAGTGGCATTGGAGGTTGCGCTGCGCGGCGGTGTTAGCGGCGTCCGCGGATTGGTGCTTCTTGGTTCGGGCTCGCGTTTGCGCGTGGCGCCGGCGATTTTCGAACGTTTGGAAGCTGATTTTCCAGCCGCCGCGCGCCAACTGGCAGGCTGGTTTTTTGCCGATCCGACGGCCGAACGTCTGGACGCCGCCGTGGCCGACATGCTTGTGGTGGGACAGGCGCAGACGGTGCGCGACTTCCGCGCATGCGACGCGTTCGACGCGGGTCCACGCTTGCACGAGCTGCGCGTGCCGGTGCTGGCCGTGACGGGCGAGCGCGACGCGATGACGCCGCCCAAATACGCGCAGTCGCTAGCCGACCGGGTGCCTTTGGGCTCGGCGCGAATCATTCCCGATGCGGGACACTTCGCGATGATCGAACGCCCGGACGAGGTCGCGGACGCCATTGCGGCTTTTGCCGCAACGGGCTGA
- a CDS encoding VOC family protein produces MKLLSLDHADVRVASIAAVEPFYDAVLMPLGLSRKQRAHVAEDGEWHDVDVSHAPNAVEYHTPVVPGEAGWFIGFIEDESMDATATRLAFALDSEADLAGVEALVRSAGGRVVEFSSDAGYPALFFEDPLGTRLEICARRPRA; encoded by the coding sequence GTGAAACTTCTGAGCTTGGACCACGCGGACGTGCGCGTGGCATCGATTGCTGCGGTCGAGCCATTTTACGATGCGGTGCTGATGCCGCTGGGTTTATCGCGCAAGCAGCGCGCTCACGTTGCCGAGGACGGCGAATGGCACGACGTCGACGTTTCGCATGCGCCGAATGCGGTGGAATATCATACGCCCGTTGTACCGGGTGAAGCCGGCTGGTTCATCGGTTTTATCGAGGATGAATCGATGGACGCGACTGCGACGCGCCTAGCCTTTGCTTTGGATTCTGAGGCGGACCTGGCTGGGGTCGAGGCGTTGGTGCGCTCTGCCGGCGGACGGGTGGTTGAATTTTCGAGCGATGCGGGGTATCCGGCGTTGTTCTTTGAGGATCCGCTCGGAACGCGGTTGGAGATTTGCGCGCGGCGGCCGCGGGCCTAA
- a CDS encoding type II toxin-antitoxin system prevent-host-death family antitoxin, whose translation MSEAAFNVHQAKTHLSRLLQRVVDGDEIVIAKAGKPLARLVPFNATRALDRKLGALENTRNADIQREHKREADLYATISAAGVSEATQVWAESWESSECLDGD comes from the coding sequence ATGTCAGAAGCAGCCTTCAACGTCCATCAAGCTAAAACGCACCTATCACGTCTTCTTCAACGGGTCGTCGACGGGGATGAGATCGTCATCGCCAAGGCGGGAAAGCCGCTCGCGCGGCTCGTTCCCTTCAACGCGACGCGTGCACTCGATCGCAAGCTCGGCGCCTTGGAAAACACGCGCAATGCCGATATTCAACGCGAGCATAAACGAGAAGCCGACCTCTACGCTACCATATCTGCGGCCGGTGTCTCGGAAGCTACGCAAGTTTGGGCAGAGTCTTGGGAATCGTCGGAATGTTTAGACGGCGACTAA
- a CDS encoding type II toxin-antitoxin system VapC family toxin: protein MLDTRVMLWALTDVASLPIFYRSALRSKYNEIFFSAASIWDLATSEEPNRWARGFAPDEIARSAVETGFIELPIGADAAAKARTLPAYHEDPIDRVLIAQAIIEPARFLTTDKFLANYSDVVEIIEEETHPQYQRYGAFSRAAS from the coding sequence TTGCTCGACACTCGCGTGATGCTCTGGGCGTTGACCGACGTCGCCAGTCTGCCGATCTTTTATCGGTCGGCGTTGCGGTCGAAGTACAACGAGATTTTCTTTAGCGCAGCCAGTATTTGGGATCTAGCGACAAGCGAGGAACCGAATCGATGGGCTCGAGGATTCGCGCCCGACGAAATTGCACGATCGGCGGTGGAGACCGGCTTTATCGAACTACCGATTGGGGCGGACGCCGCCGCAAAAGCTCGGACGCTGCCGGCATATCATGAAGACCCGATCGACCGCGTGCTCATCGCGCAGGCGATAATCGAGCCGGCACGCTTTCTAACGACCGACAAATTTCTTGCCAACTATTCGGACGTTGTAGAGATCATTGAAGAGGAGACGCACCCGCAGTACCAGCGTTACGGCGCGTTCTCGCGCGCGGCGAGCTGA
- a CDS encoding GMC family oxidoreductase: MKNLVCDVLIIGSGAGGATLAATLSEFSKLSIIVLERGGYFQAPQFDQRELDMTVLLADRGGRTTVDGAIPVAGGECVGGGTTVNYALAFDPIPAVWDRWRAEYGLAGFSLRGDASDFDVPGLNLVTATNDVRKRCNVHTPGDKEVNDNNRLFAEGCNRLGIAVRKFELNMQGCIGCGFCGQGCAYDAKRGTLVTYMRDALQRGVRLIPDCSVDRIRFEKIRGAVRATGASATIESERLDVTARLVIVAAGAIESPALLQRSLTPDPYDRIGRGLVLHPSLPVAAVHERSITNYRGITGSYYSDYFYKEHQFMIECLFDHPIDAAIALPGFGADHFELMRAYSRLGGFGAMLVDTVDDNNRVVWNATTNKADIYYALGDEDKSRLRLAAQKMVEIAFASGAMEAILTSSEPLTSRGNARFVSAGESALCENLQFVPNETLVTSAHAQASMKMSEDPRKGMLDSRGEVRGADGLIVCDSSAFPTSCGANPMIAIMAMARYQGRRIAAEWSRYAN, from the coding sequence TTGAAGAACCTCGTTTGCGACGTGCTCATCATTGGATCGGGCGCGGGCGGCGCGACGCTTGCGGCAACGCTGTCGGAGTTTTCGAAGCTGTCGATTATCGTGCTCGAGCGAGGCGGTTATTTTCAAGCGCCGCAGTTCGATCAACGAGAGCTCGACATGACCGTGTTGCTCGCCGATCGCGGCGGAAGGACGACCGTCGACGGCGCCATTCCGGTTGCCGGTGGCGAGTGTGTCGGCGGTGGCACGACCGTAAATTATGCGTTGGCGTTCGATCCGATTCCCGCGGTGTGGGATCGCTGGCGTGCGGAGTATGGATTAGCCGGATTTTCCTTGCGTGGGGACGCGAGCGACTTCGACGTCCCCGGCCTCAATCTCGTTACCGCGACCAACGATGTTCGCAAGCGCTGCAACGTCCACACGCCGGGCGACAAGGAAGTGAACGACAATAACCGCCTCTTCGCAGAGGGCTGCAACCGGCTCGGTATCGCCGTGCGAAAATTCGAGCTCAATATGCAAGGCTGTATCGGCTGCGGTTTTTGTGGGCAGGGCTGTGCGTACGATGCAAAGCGCGGCACGCTAGTCACGTACATGCGGGATGCCCTGCAACGCGGGGTCCGCCTAATACCAGATTGTTCGGTCGACCGAATCCGATTTGAGAAGATACGCGGAGCCGTTCGAGCTACGGGCGCTTCCGCGACGATCGAAAGCGAACGCCTGGACGTTACGGCAAGGCTCGTTATCGTAGCGGCCGGCGCGATCGAATCGCCGGCACTCTTGCAGCGTTCCCTGACGCCCGACCCTTACGATCGGATCGGGCGCGGTTTAGTACTGCATCCAAGCTTGCCGGTTGCCGCCGTCCACGAACGATCGATCACGAACTACCGGGGCATCACCGGTTCGTACTATAGCGATTATTTTTATAAAGAACACCAATTCATGATCGAATGTCTTTTCGATCACCCGATCGACGCAGCCATCGCATTGCCCGGGTTCGGGGCCGATCACTTCGAGCTCATGCGGGCATATTCGCGATTAGGCGGTTTCGGCGCGATGCTGGTCGACACGGTCGATGACAACAACCGGGTTGTTTGGAACGCCACAACCAACAAAGCAGACATCTACTATGCACTCGGAGATGAAGACAAGTCCCGGCTCCGCCTCGCCGCGCAAAAAATGGTGGAAATCGCGTTTGCGTCGGGTGCAATGGAAGCGATCCTGACGTCGTCGGAGCCGCTCACGTCGCGCGGGAATGCGCGGTTCGTGTCGGCCGGCGAGTCCGCACTATGCGAAAACCTGCAGTTCGTTCCTAACGAGACACTGGTGACTTCGGCACACGCACAAGCCTCAATGAAAATGTCGGAAGACCCGCGCAAAGGCATGCTCGATTCGCGGGGAGAGGTTCGAGGAGCGGATGGTCTAATCGTCTGCGACTCGTCCGCCTTTCCGACGTCGTGCGGCGCAAACCCGATGATCGCCATCATGGCGATGGCCCGGTATCAGGGCCGGCGTATCGCCGCGGAGTGGAGCCGCTACGCTAACTAG
- a CDS encoding retropepsin-like aspartic protease gives MLRSLAGACLMFALVGAAKPLAPSSMTTVKFRYVHHEIVVSATVDGKGPYAFLLDTGTTPSIVDAAVAKSLAIRANGPAARGNDMAAGTTKAFPATLHGLRYGAMAIGPLDIVVTDLSAMSKRLGVSLAGVLGSNFFDGRSVRIDYPCGETSMMTSHDDAPLTAPFNMLPSGWIDVGDAWANEKRISAAIDTGNSGTPVVTKRGIAKLGLQRSHSETQGSLSELRIGDTKFGAPAVRFLPSSDDAFDINIGNRTLEKYVVTLDYLRGRLTIAKAHPC, from the coding sequence ATGCTTCGATCGCTGGCTGGAGCCTGCTTGATGTTCGCACTGGTCGGCGCGGCTAAGCCGCTCGCGCCGTCGTCGATGACGACCGTGAAGTTCCGCTACGTCCACCACGAGATCGTGGTTTCGGCGACCGTCGACGGCAAAGGCCCGTATGCATTTCTGCTCGACACCGGAACGACGCCCTCGATCGTCGATGCGGCCGTCGCAAAGTCGCTTGCAATTCGTGCGAACGGCCCGGCCGCCCGCGGCAACGATATGGCTGCTGGTACGACGAAGGCGTTCCCCGCGACGTTGCACGGCCTGCGCTACGGAGCGATGGCCATCGGGCCGCTCGACATCGTAGTGACGGATCTCTCGGCGATGAGTAAACGGCTCGGCGTGTCTCTGGCGGGCGTCCTCGGTTCGAACTTCTTCGACGGACGCAGCGTTCGCATCGACTATCCGTGCGGAGAAACTTCGATGATGACCAGTCACGACGATGCTCCATTGACGGCGCCGTTCAATATGTTGCCGTCGGGCTGGATCGATGTCGGCGATGCCTGGGCCAATGAGAAGCGTATTTCCGCCGCCATCGATACCGGCAACTCGGGAACGCCGGTGGTGACCAAGCGCGGCATCGCCAAACTTGGCCTGCAACGGTCGCACTCCGAAACGCAAGGTTCGCTATCCGAACTTCGCATCGGCGACACGAAGTTCGGTGCGCCGGCGGTGCGTTTTTTGCCCTCGTCCGACGACGCGTTCGATATCAACATCGGCAACCGGACGCTTGAGAAATATGTCGTTACGCTCGACTATCTGCGCGGCCGCCTGACCATCGCAAAGGCCCATCCGTGCTAG